The Candidatus Thorarchaeota archaeon genome has a segment encoding these proteins:
- a CDS encoding AEC family transporter, translated as MQTFVDLTVRLGLFYVFIVFGVLIARFYHRSDDLNRFITNVLIYLLLPPLFIKTFLGATLDVLTEMPTIIVMTLVMHVLGLSLLLLFYRGRVQDTRKKGAHLLCVTFNNGIFLPIPLALIFIGETSIPIIAIFSITQMLLFATLATLIGVRYSDTAPDWPATIKRTLTFPPLLAAIMGMILMLLGVQMPSSLEPILAVNSMVTTYSALFVVGLGLGSNLTLTDIKSAIPPITIRQAIVPLIIALLLLLIAPPLVTGQVLLLEAMMPPAVITVVFATALKLDSEAAATVVTIGTILLLPVIPLFWFFLA; from the coding sequence GTGCAGACTTTTGTAGACCTTACCGTTCGACTTGGCCTATTCTATGTCTTCATTGTGTTTGGTGTATTGATTGCTCGTTTCTATCATCGGTCTGATGATCTGAATCGATTTATCACCAACGTTCTCATCTATCTGCTGCTCCCCCCGCTCTTCATCAAGACCTTTCTCGGAGCCACTCTGGACGTTCTCACCGAGATGCCGACCATTATTGTGATGACCTTGGTCATGCATGTTCTTGGACTCTCGTTGCTTCTGCTCTTTTACAGAGGTCGTGTGCAAGATACACGCAAGAAAGGTGCTCACCTCCTCTGTGTCACCTTCAATAATGGTATTTTTCTACCAATTCCTCTTGCTCTGATCTTCATCGGCGAGACGAGCATCCCGATTATTGCTATCTTCTCCATCACCCAGATGCTCCTCTTTGCTACACTGGCCACACTAATCGGTGTTCGTTATAGCGATACTGCACCAGACTGGCCTGCGACAATTAAGCGAACATTGACCTTCCCCCCACTATTGGCAGCCATCATGGGAATGATCCTCATGCTGCTGGGCGTTCAGATGCCAAGCTCACTGGAACCAATTCTGGCGGTCAATAGCATGGTCACAACATATAGTGCGTTGTTCGTAGTAGGACTCGGGCTCGGTTCGAATCTCACCTTGACCGATATTAAGAGTGCAATTCCTCCAATAACAATCAGGCAGGCCATAGTCCCTCTTATTATAGCGCTTCTTCTCCTACTGATCGCACCACCACTAGTGACCGGACAAGTGCTTCTTCTTGAAGCGATGATGCCTCCGGCGGTCATTACGGTCGTCTTTGCAACAGCATTAAAACTGGACTCAGAAGCGGCAGCCACCGTTGTCACAATCGGGACTATTCTTCTTCTCCCTGTCATACCTCTCTTCTGGTTCTTTCTCGCATGA
- a CDS encoding metal ABC transporter substrate-binding protein, giving the protein MHSRKSVIPIFILLSLNILALVPLVSAQTGPVIKIATSITPFGSLVDEVGGDLVETTVLLPEGVEPHAFSPTPQIIQAAKDADLLVFTGHFSWEQDIAAQVDTPYITLEDYEDYGAALSQFPGKSDTDFKNPHGYWLLPKNAIAIANATRATLTDMKPTHSDQWLSNFNSFVKSVKNLQDFIAEADTEHNLASLHAVVVFPAEAYIAEAFGITVEAVLQEGGNIFLSGSRLVEVQQALQNGSINIILGSDVGDLQAGGQFAEQLAQDTGATIVWWRAVFTGTADYSTLMSYDLGILVEGLTSSKDGSNSGTTVIVLLVIAGMLAVVSIVEGVILVQRAREE; this is encoded by the coding sequence GTGCATAGTCGGAAGTCAGTCATTCCAATATTCATACTTCTATCATTGAATATCCTAGCACTTGTTCCGCTCGTTTCAGCACAGACCGGACCGGTCATCAAGATCGCAACATCGATCACTCCCTTTGGAAGCCTAGTAGATGAAGTGGGAGGCGATCTTGTTGAAACCACCGTGCTCCTTCCAGAGGGAGTAGAACCTCATGCGTTTTCACCCACACCACAAATCATTCAGGCGGCCAAAGATGCAGATCTGCTTGTGTTCACGGGACACTTCTCATGGGAACAGGACATCGCCGCCCAAGTAGACACCCCGTATATCACCCTGGAGGACTATGAAGACTATGGAGCCGCCCTCTCTCAATTTCCGGGAAAGAGCGATACTGACTTTAAGAATCCGCATGGATACTGGCTTCTTCCAAAGAATGCGATTGCAATAGCAAACGCCACAAGAGCAACTCTGACCGACATGAAACCCACTCATTCTGACCAATGGCTGTCAAACTTCAATTCGTTCGTCAAGAGTGTGAAAAATCTTCAGGACTTTATTGCCGAGGCGGACACTGAACATAATCTTGCAAGCCTTCATGCGGTTGTCGTCTTCCCCGCAGAGGCATATATTGCAGAGGCGTTTGGCATCACAGTAGAGGCAGTCCTACAAGAGGGAGGGAATATCTTTCTCTCAGGCTCTCGACTGGTCGAGGTGCAACAAGCACTTCAGAATGGATCAATCAACATCATTCTTGGATCCGATGTCGGAGACTTGCAGGCCGGAGGACAGTTTGCAGAACAGCTTGCTCAAGACACAGGCGCCACTATCGTCTGGTGGAGGGCGGTGTTCACAGGGACTGCAGATTATTCGACTCTCATGTCGTACGATCTTGGTATCTTAGTAGAAGGACTGACATCTAGCAAGGATGGATCAAATAGCGGCACAACCGTCATTGTGTTGCTGGTCATTGCAGGAATGCTCGCAGTCGTTTCGATTGTGGAAGGCGTCATTCTCGTACAACGTGCAAGAGAAGAGTAA
- a CDS encoding CopG family ribbon-helix-helix protein: protein MTIVAVSMHDSDLEQLERLQKIGGFPSRSEVVRAAIQSLLSEYHVIETLEGDVTLIATILYSERKSEGCSRAQHKHGHLLSALMHAHSTTGDCMDIMVVKGSSDEIRTFLRELRNERCVTRVLVNVVEA, encoded by the coding sequence GTGACAATAGTTGCAGTATCAATGCATGACTCGGATCTCGAACAGTTAGAACGGTTGCAGAAAATTGGTGGTTTTCCGAGCAGGTCCGAAGTTGTCCGTGCGGCAATTCAATCACTGCTCTCTGAGTATCATGTCATTGAGACCCTTGAGGGTGATGTCACACTAATAGCCACTATTCTGTATTCCGAACGTAAGTCTGAGGGTTGCAGCAGAGCACAGCACAAGCATGGTCATCTCTTATCGGCTCTCATGCATGCCCATTCAACGACGGGTGACTGCATGGACATCATGGTTGTGAAGGGAAGTTCTGATGAGATTCGCACGTTCTTACGTGAATTGCGTAATGAGCGATGTGTGACAAGGGTGCTCGTTAATGTTGTGGAGGCATAG
- a CDS encoding metal ABC transporter ATP-binding protein translates to MEQTLLEARNLSVRYPQGEVALYNVTFSIKAPTFMAIIGPNGSGKSTLLKTALGLLRPTLGSISLLGYDSVRDVAAIRKLVRYVPQRDRIELTVPIKVKDIALMGRLLKKRPPRMASRKDKKLAREALERVAMDEFWDHPFNELSGGQRQRVLVARALASEGPVLMLDEPFSGTDIESQQLIVDALHDYHAHNEVSIIMVTHDLNPIHTLVHDVLLLKKTVVGLGEPCQMMEPDLLEKLYGPGAKIVEYGGHKYCMTKDTGVDRHD, encoded by the coding sequence TTGGAACAGACATTACTTGAGGCACGAAACCTATCTGTGCGCTATCCTCAAGGAGAGGTTGCGCTCTACAATGTGACGTTCTCTATCAAAGCGCCTACATTTATGGCCATCATTGGCCCCAATGGGTCTGGTAAGAGCACGCTCCTAAAGACGGCTCTCGGGCTCTTGCGGCCAACACTTGGTAGTATCAGTCTTCTGGGATATGACTCAGTACGTGATGTGGCGGCGATCCGTAAGCTGGTACGGTATGTACCTCAACGTGACCGGATCGAGCTCACAGTTCCAATCAAGGTCAAAGACATTGCTCTGATGGGCCGACTCCTCAAGAAGCGTCCTCCACGGATGGCATCACGTAAAGACAAGAAGCTTGCACGTGAGGCACTTGAGCGTGTTGCAATGGATGAGTTCTGGGACCATCCATTTAACGAGTTGTCCGGAGGGCAACGCCAACGAGTCCTTGTGGCGAGAGCCTTAGCCAGTGAGGGTCCGGTTCTCATGTTGGATGAGCCATTCTCAGGTACGGATATCGAGAGCCAGCAGCTGATAGTGGATGCTCTACATGACTACCACGCTCACAATGAGGTGAGCATCATTATGGTCACACATGACCTGAATCCTATCCACACGCTTGTTCATGATGTTCTCCTATTGAAGAAGACCGTTGTAGGTCTTGGAGAACCTTGCCAGATGATGGAGCCTGACCTGTTAGAGAAGCTCTACGGTCCTGGTGCAAAGATCGTCGAATATGGCGGCCACAAATACTGCATGACCAAAGATACAGGAGTCGATCGGCATGATTGA
- a CDS encoding metal ABC transporter permease, with amino-acid sequence MIEEILQFLTSGIVLRALIGVVLIALVASTSGTFLVFRGLSFMTSGVAHAALGGAALGLFLQYSGIAPWFDPILGALLFSVFVAVVTGYAGETGLSQKMEVAIGVSFALSMSIAVFLMYYIPPTQVPQIWGYLIGDILLLDNLDIILLAGTAVFLILITLLFHKEFVYVSVDMEGSLAHGLNARAYHYLMLISSALAIAFATKAVGAILVYAILVAPAAASNEVAHSVKGVMLSVFGIALLSELAGLGASFSFHASPSAIAGIIAALSYVVAIQIKKMRERVDDGDLEELLKAELAGTMDDSLSIDGHE; translated from the coding sequence ATGATTGAGGAGATTCTTCAGTTTCTAACATCCGGGATAGTGCTACGTGCCCTGATTGGTGTTGTTCTGATTGCACTTGTTGCCTCTACAAGTGGAACCTTTCTCGTCTTCAGAGGGCTGTCCTTTATGACTTCCGGTGTTGCCCATGCGGCCCTTGGAGGTGCTGCACTCGGCCTGTTTCTTCAATACTCGGGAATTGCGCCCTGGTTTGACCCCATTCTTGGAGCGCTATTGTTTAGCGTCTTTGTGGCAGTAGTGACAGGGTATGCTGGTGAGACCGGGCTATCTCAGAAGATGGAAGTGGCAATTGGTGTATCCTTTGCTCTCTCCATGAGTATCGCGGTCTTCTTGATGTACTATATTCCTCCCACTCAAGTCCCCCAGATCTGGGGGTATCTCATTGGTGATATCCTCCTTCTTGATAATCTTGATATAATCCTCTTGGCCGGGACCGCAGTGTTCCTTATTCTCATCACGCTTCTATTTCACAAGGAGTTTGTCTATGTCAGTGTGGACATGGAGGGATCACTTGCTCACGGTCTCAACGCGCGTGCATATCACTACCTCATGCTCATTTCTTCAGCTCTCGCTATCGCATTTGCGACGAAGGCTGTTGGCGCGATTCTTGTCTATGCTATTCTCGTAGCCCCCGCAGCAGCATCAAATGAAGTGGCGCACTCTGTAAAAGGGGTCATGCTCTCGGTCTTTGGTATTGCGCTCCTGTCAGAATTGGCTGGGCTTGGCGCCTCCTTCTCGTTCCATGCATCTCCCAGTGCAATTGCAGGGATTATAGCTGCGCTGTCCTATGTTGTTGCAATCCAGATCAAAAAGATGCGTGAGCGTGTAGACGATGGGGATCTTGAGGAACTTCTCAAGGCCGAGCTTGCAGGGACCATGGACGACTCGTTGAGCATTGACGGTCACGAATGA
- a CDS encoding archaeal proteasome endopeptidase complex subunit alpha produces the protein MFGISGAGYDMSTSIFSPDGRIFAAEYAKKAVEQGATSIGVLAKNGVVLLAEKKLLPLQEPDSIEKISQIDTHIGVATSGLMADARKLIQDARVKAQSFWLTYEEPIPGEALAEYICDIKAQFTQRGGARPYGVAMIFGSIDYEGIPRLYVTDPVGTSFGFLAAVIGRGTPRAGEYLEKHYKKNLLLDKAIALAVEALRSASGDEIAPESVEIARIPVKTATFERLSREEIESFLATGKPPANNT, from the coding sequence GTGTTTGGGATAAGTGGTGCGGGTTATGATATGAGCACTAGCATCTTCAGCCCCGATGGTCGAATATTCGCCGCTGAGTATGCAAAGAAGGCTGTAGAACAGGGTGCCACCTCAATTGGTGTGCTCGCTAAAAATGGTGTTGTACTTCTTGCGGAAAAGAAGCTGCTTCCTCTACAGGAACCCGACAGTATCGAGAAGATCTCACAGATAGACACTCACATTGGAGTTGCAACCTCTGGTCTGATGGCTGATGCAAGGAAACTAATTCAGGATGCTCGTGTGAAGGCTCAGTCCTTTTGGCTGACCTATGAGGAACCTATTCCTGGTGAGGCCCTCGCAGAATATATCTGTGATATCAAAGCACAGTTCACGCAGAGGGGCGGCGCACGACCTTATGGTGTGGCCATGATCTTTGGCTCAATCGATTACGAGGGGATCCCACGACTCTATGTCACGGATCCGGTTGGGACCTCCTTTGGTTTTCTTGCTGCTGTAATTGGGCGAGGAACTCCTCGGGCAGGTGAATACCTTGAGAAGCACTACAAGAAGAACCTCTTACTGGATAAGGCTATTGCATTGGCAGTAGAGGCGTTGCGTAGTGCAAGTGGCGACGAGATTGCACCCGAATCAGTAGAGATAGCACGTATCCCGGTAAAGACCGCCACATTTGAGCGACTCTCACGTGAAGAAATAGAGAGTTTCTTGGCAACCGGAAAACCACCTGCTAATAATACATAG
- a CDS encoding ribosome assembly factor SBDS gives MMGSGRKSGDKWLDLDAVVVGMKKGHLRFEVFVDPDLAFRYRRGEDVPLESILKSYDLYEDARRGERASEEIAEDLFGTDDVFEIAKEIIKHGEFKLTLEQRNQMVKEKTEAIIHNISKRAMNPQTGHPHPPDRIRQAMEEAKVHVDPFLSVDEQVPTVVKSLRVILPISFESVKLRVMIPASFSGKGYNMVAQTGVIKTETWNPDGSWTGVVEVPASKRQELYDELNRLTKGQVRIEVER, from the coding sequence ATGATGGGATCAGGTAGAAAATCGGGCGATAAATGGCTGGATCTTGATGCAGTCGTTGTAGGAATGAAAAAGGGTCATCTTCGCTTTGAAGTGTTTGTGGACCCTGACTTGGCATTTCGTTATCGACGCGGAGAGGATGTTCCTCTCGAATCAATATTGAAGAGCTACGATCTCTATGAAGATGCACGGCGTGGTGAACGCGCCTCAGAAGAGATTGCCGAAGACCTGTTTGGTACCGATGATGTCTTTGAGATTGCAAAAGAGATAATCAAACATGGTGAGTTCAAATTAACTCTTGAACAACGTAATCAAATGGTCAAAGAGAAGACCGAGGCGATCATCCATAACATCTCAAAGCGTGCAATGAATCCACAGACCGGTCACCCACATCCTCCTGACCGAATCCGTCAGGCGATGGAAGAGGCAAAGGTGCATGTTGATCCATTTCTCAGTGTGGACGAACAGGTTCCCACTGTGGTCAAGTCGTTACGAGTGATTCTTCCGATCTCCTTTGAGAGTGTAAAACTACGAGTCATGATTCCTGCCAGCTTCTCGGGTAAGGGATATAATATGGTGGCACAGACTGGAGTCATTAAGACCGAGACTTGGAACCCTGATGGTTCATGGACTGGAGTAGTTGAAGTTCCTGCATCGAAACGACAAGAACTCTATGACGAGCTCAATCGACTGACAAAGGGACAGGTTCGGATCGAGGTTGAGAGATAA
- a CDS encoding exosome complex protein Rrp4 — MAGIYFQKRELVVPGQLLAEGRYRPSIGTYSRGERIYSSLVGLAELRGNTVKVVPLEGVYIPREGDLVIGTIQMVSGNNWKVDIGGPYQASLHANNALRRPYDDDISRYMTIGDVIAAEVIAFDRNTGPFLTMKGRGLKKLIDGMILEVSPAKVPRIIGRRGSMISMIKNRLRIQTVVGQNGRIWIRAPDTPTLRLAIKAFKMIEDQAHTSKLTDRVSAMLDEELAKIGGEEAPVEQPETEQIESVEDNTEEKEDVRKDES, encoded by the coding sequence TTGGCTGGAATCTATTTTCAGAAACGGGAACTAGTGGTTCCAGGGCAGCTGCTTGCAGAGGGTCGCTACAGGCCCTCGATCGGCACCTATAGCCGAGGCGAGCGGATCTATTCGTCCCTAGTGGGACTTGCAGAGCTGCGCGGAAACACAGTCAAAGTGGTGCCTCTTGAGGGTGTATACATACCCCGCGAGGGCGACCTTGTCATCGGGACCATTCAAATGGTGTCCGGTAACAATTGGAAGGTCGATATTGGTGGACCATATCAGGCATCACTTCATGCGAACAATGCTTTGAGACGGCCGTACGATGACGACATCTCGCGCTATATGACTATTGGAGACGTTATAGCCGCAGAGGTCATTGCGTTTGATAGAAATACTGGGCCCTTCCTGACAATGAAGGGAAGAGGTCTCAAGAAGCTCATTGATGGAATGATTCTTGAGGTGAGCCCTGCAAAGGTCCCACGCATCATTGGCCGAAGAGGTTCTATGATTTCTATGATCAAGAACCGTCTACGCATTCAGACAGTAGTTGGACAGAACGGGCGTATCTGGATACGCGCACCTGACACTCCGACATTGCGCCTTGCAATTAAGGCGTTCAAAATGATCGAAGACCAAGCCCATACTTCAAAATTGACTGATCGAGTCAGTGCAATGTTGGATGAAGAACTTGCAAAGATCGGGGGCGAGGAAGCGCCTGTGGAACAACCGGAAACAGAACAAATTGAGAGTGTTGAAGATAACACTGAAGAAAAGGAGGACGTGAGAAAAGATGAGTCCTGA
- a CDS encoding exosome complex exonuclease Rrp41 codes for MSPETKPDFLINPEGLRIDGRRLDELRPIELEVGVLKTADGSASIKQGKTHIIAAVYGPRELHPRHLSLNDKAYLRCVYRMATFSVPDRKRPAPSRREREISMVIANALEPALFLEDFPRAVVDVFIQVIQADGGTRCAAINAASLALADAGIPMRTLVPAVAVGKADGHLIVDLGDMEDKYGQGDVPMAVLPSTDEITLLQQDGSFTKEELVEAMQMGINACKYLHELQKEALKRAYQKRTPEVALDDEEDDYEDDLETDLGESDLPEDEA; via the coding sequence ATGAGTCCTGAAACAAAGCCTGATTTTCTGATCAACCCTGAGGGGCTTCGGATAGACGGGCGAAGACTAGATGAATTACGCCCCATTGAGCTTGAAGTGGGTGTACTAAAGACCGCTGATGGGTCGGCGTCCATTAAACAGGGAAAGACCCACATCATTGCAGCAGTATATGGACCACGGGAATTACATCCGCGGCATCTATCACTGAATGACAAGGCCTATCTGCGATGTGTCTACAGAATGGCAACCTTCTCTGTACCTGATAGAAAACGCCCTGCACCATCACGCCGAGAACGTGAGATCTCTATGGTGATCGCTAATGCATTAGAACCTGCACTGTTCCTTGAGGACTTTCCACGAGCAGTCGTTGATGTGTTCATTCAAGTGATACAGGCTGATGGAGGTACTCGCTGTGCAGCCATCAATGCAGCATCTCTAGCTCTTGCTGATGCTGGAATCCCCATGAGGACGTTGGTGCCTGCTGTGGCTGTCGGTAAGGCTGATGGCCATCTGATTGTGGATCTTGGTGACATGGAAGACAAGTACGGTCAGGGTGACGTGCCCATGGCAGTCCTTCCATCAACTGACGAGATCACCCTGCTTCAACAGGATGGTTCCTTTACCAAGGAGGAACTCGTGGAAGCCATGCAGATGGGGATCAATGCCTGCAAATATCTACACGAGCTTCAGAAGGAGGCACTCAAACGCGCCTATCAGAAGAGGACCCCTGAAGTTGCTCTTGATGACGAAGAAGACGATTACGAGGACGACCTCGAGACCGACCTTGGCGAGTCTGACTTACCGGAGGATGAGGCATAA
- a CDS encoding exosome complex protein Rrp42 translates to MGDFSAETISHIDRKYIQDLLDKGDRADGRAFDEYRDIEIDVGVVAAKAEGSAIARIGDTRVIAGVKVLTGEPYPDTPDEGVTMVTAEMAPIASPLFELGPPKEDAIELARVVDRGVRESETVDVKGLCIEPGKKVYMVFCDLYTLEYDGNLIDACSLAANAALLNTRFPEMKLEDDTLVATGNELTLPIKNIALESTVAKIGEHLVIDPLLKEEMVQDCRLTMAIDINDHFTAMQKGGGSGPISLAQIEHAMDMALDRSKDLRKILFEATGRTI, encoded by the coding sequence ATGGGAGACTTTAGTGCAGAAACAATCAGTCATATTGATCGTAAGTACATTCAAGATCTTCTTGACAAAGGGGATCGTGCAGATGGGCGTGCCTTTGATGAGTATCGTGACATCGAGATTGATGTTGGAGTGGTAGCGGCTAAGGCTGAAGGTTCTGCGATTGCTCGTATCGGTGATACACGAGTGATTGCGGGAGTGAAAGTGCTCACTGGTGAACCATACCCTGACACTCCTGATGAGGGTGTGACCATGGTCACCGCCGAGATGGCACCAATTGCTTCTCCGCTCTTTGAGCTTGGCCCTCCAAAGGAGGACGCTATCGAGCTCGCACGTGTTGTGGATCGTGGTGTTCGTGAGTCTGAGACCGTTGATGTCAAGGGTCTTTGTATCGAGCCCGGTAAGAAGGTCTACATGGTCTTTTGCGATCTATACACACTGGAATACGATGGTAATCTCATCGATGCCTGTTCACTTGCTGCAAATGCGGCCCTGTTGAACACGCGCTTCCCTGAGATGAAGCTGGAAGACGATACCCTAGTAGCAACTGGTAACGAACTGACCCTTCCCATCAAGAACATTGCATTAGAGAGTACAGTTGCCAAGATCGGTGAGCATCTGGTCATTGACCCACTCCTCAAGGAGGAAATGGTTCAAGACTGCCGCTTGACCATGGCGATTGACATCAATGACCACTTTACTGCTATGCAGAAGGGTGGTGGCTCTGGTCCTATCTCATTGGCCCAGATCGAGCATGCAATGGACATGGCCCTTGATAGATCTAAGGACCTCCGAAAGATTCTGTTCGAGGCCACGGGTCGTACGATCTAA
- a CDS encoding CTAG/PCC1 family protein: MNSGILNGGASFEIDVESAEMAQMLYTALLPETKSAPSDRAKTQLVVRGSVLALEITAGDLTALRAASNSFLSWVSSCLRAMESVRGQKS; encoded by the coding sequence ATGAATAGCGGAATACTCAATGGTGGGGCCTCCTTTGAGATCGATGTTGAATCCGCCGAGATGGCGCAGATGCTCTATACAGCACTGCTTCCCGAGACCAAGTCTGCTCCCTCCGACCGAGCAAAGACCCAGTTAGTCGTACGTGGATCCGTTCTTGCCTTGGAGATAACCGCCGGTGATCTTACAGCTCTCCGTGCAGCATCTAATTCTTTTCTCTCATGGGTTTCAAGCTGTCTTCGCGCAATGGAATCGGTCAGAGGCCAAAAGTCTTAA